The proteins below are encoded in one region of Podarcis raffonei isolate rPodRaf1 chromosome 8, rPodRaf1.pri, whole genome shotgun sequence:
- the LOC128420166 gene encoding leucine-rich repeat and fibronectin type III domain-containing protein 1-like protein, with the protein MERLVLSLLVMSSVVKATTCPTRCMCQSLSPSFTILCTKTGLLFVPPSIDRRTAELRLMDNFITALRRRDFANMTSLIHLTLSRNTISQIMPYAFFDLKGLHALHLDSNRLTHIHEDHFKGLVNLRHLILSNNQLNYISPGSLDDFIDMIEDLDLSYNNLVKVPWETIGRLSNANTISLDHNLIDFIPEGVFSNLHKLARLDMTSNKLKKIPPDPLFSRIPVYAKPKGLPLSSLVMSFGGNPLHCNCELVWLRRLTREDDLETCASPPELMGKYFWSIREEEFVCEPPMITHRTPKQVVMEGQGASLKCKAVGDPEPYVRWISPGGKLVSNTSRTVSFENGTLDILVASVEEKGTFTCIASNAAGESTAPVELVVNPYPHLANSTNCDKEAEPGPSDILISAKSSFPNETKSQPERKVVVAELTSSSALIQWPSQHHIPGIRMFQIQYNSSADDILVYRMIPAASKSFFLSDLVAGRDYDLCVLAVYDDGVTLLTATAVVGCVQFSTEEEYRQCHSLHAQFLGGTMIIILGGVIVAAILVFIFILLVKYKVYANPHKSQGARVSSVCSQTNGSQGGSSAQPGSKLAEGLPQDCVALPARGKTVVDLEGERAAPVDAALRRSDGFS; encoded by the exons ATGGAAAGGCTGGTCCTGTCCCTCCTGGTTATGAGCTCCGTGGTGAAGGCCACCACGTGTCCCACGCGCTGCATGTGCCAgagcctctctccctccttcaccatcctctgcaccaaGACGGGGCTGCTCTTTGTGCCTCCGAGCATCGACCGGCGGACAGCGGAGCTGCGGCTGATGGACAACTTCATCACCGCCCTGCGGAGGAGGGACTTTGCCAACATGACCAGCCTGATCCACCTGACGCTGTCGCGGAACACCATCAGTCAGATCATGCCTTATGCATTCTTTGACCTCAAGGGCCTTCACGCGTTGCACCTGGACAGCAACCGACTCACCCACATCCACGAGGATCACTTCAAAGGGTTGGTCAACCTCCGCCACTTGATCCTCAGCAACAACCAACTGAACTATATCTCCCCCGGGTCTTTGGATGATTTCATTGACATGATTGAGGACCTGGACCTTTCCTACAATAACCTGGTGAAGGTCCCTTGGGAAACCATCGGGAGACTGTCCAACGCCAACACCATCAGCCTAGACCACAACCTCATAGACTTCATCCCCGAGGGAGTCTTCTCCAACCTCCACAAGTTGGCTCGGCTGGACATGACCTCCAATAAGCTGAAGAAGATTCCCCCGGACCCCCTCTTCTCTCGCATCCCTGTCTACGCCAAGCCAAAGGGGCTCCCCTTGTCCTCCCTGGTGATGAGCTTCGGGGGGAACCCCTTGCACTGCAACTGCGAGCTCGTCTGGCTGCGGCGCCTGACGCGGGAGGACGACCTGGAGACGTGCGCCTCCCCACCGGAGCTGATGGGCAAGTACTTCTGGTCCATCCGGGAAGAGGAGTTTGTCTGCGAGCCGCCCATGATCACGCACCGGACCCCCAAGCAGGTGGTCATGGAAGGCCAGGGGGCTTCCCTGAAGTGCAAAGCGGTGGGCGACCCCGAGCCGTATGTGCGCTGGATTTCGCCAGGCGGGAAGCTGGTCTCCAACACTTCCCGGACCGTCTCTTTTGAGAACGGCACCCTGGACATCTTGGTGGCTTCTGTGGAGGAGAAAGGGACCTTCACTTGCATCGCCTCCAACGCTGCGGGGGAGTCCACAGCCCCCGTGGAGCTGGTGGTCAACCCCTACCCGCACCTTGCAAACAGCACCAACTGTGATAAGGAAGCAGAGCCAGGCCCCTCGGACATCCTCATCTCCGCCAAGTCCAGCTTCCCCAACGAAACCAAATCCCAGCCAGAGAGGAAAGTGGTGGTTGCTGAGCTgacctcctcctctgccctcaTCCAATGGCCTTCGCAGCACCACATCCCAGGGATCCGGATGTTCCAGATCCAGTATAACAGCTCAGCTGACGACATCCTGGTCTACAG GATGATCCCTGCCGCCAGCAAGTCCTTCTTCCTGAGCGACCTGGTTGCAGGGCGGGACTACGACCTGTGCGTCCTGGCCGTCTACGACGACGGCGTGACACTCCTGACGGCGACGGCCGTGGTGGGCTGCGTGCAGTTCTCCACGGAGGAGGAGTACCGGCAGTGCCACTCCCTCCATGCCCAGTTCCTGGGCGGCACCATGATCATCATCCTCGGCGGCGTCATTGTGGCTGCCATCCTCGTCTTCATCTTCATCCTCCTGGTGAAGTACAAAGTCTACGCCAACCCCCACAAGAGCCAGGGCGCCAGGGTCAGCAGCGTCTGCTCCCAGACCAACGGCAGCCAGGGCGGCTCTTCGGCGCAGCCGGGCTCCAAGCTGGCCGAGGGGCTGCCACAGGACTGCGTGGCGCTGCCTGCCAGGGGCAAGACGGTGGTCGACCTGGAGGGCGAGAGAGCGGCCCCCGTAGACGCAGCCCTTCGGAGGAGCGACGGCTTCTCCTAA